The DNA region ATGCACCTCACCGATTTTATGAGACATACCGGTATAGAACAGAACACGTTCTGTTGTGGTAGTTTTACCTGCATCCACATGAGCAACGATACCGATATTTCGATAATGCTCAATTGGGGTTGTACGAGCCACTATTTATACCCTCTCAACTAAAACGATTAGTTTTAGCAATATCAACAATATGGAGCGGGCCGAAGCCCACTCCATCATATTACCAACGGTAATGGGCGAAGGCTTTGTTAGCTTCAGCCATGCGATGCACGTCTTCACGCTTCTTAACCGCAGTACCTTTGTTGTCAGACGCATCTAGCATTTCACCTGCTAGACGTAAAGCCATAGATTTTTCACCACGTTTGCGAGCAGCTTCAACTAACCAGCGCATCGCTAGTGCGTTACGACGCACAGGACGAACTTCACATGGTACTTGATAAGTAGAACCACCAACACGACGAGATTTAACTTCGACTGATGGGCGAACGTTATCAAGAGCTGCTTCAAGGATACTTAAATGATTTTCGCTTTTCTTTTCAGCGACAACATCTAGTGCCTTGTAAATAATTTTTTCTGCAGTCGACTTTTTGCCGTCCTGCATGATGACGTTGATGAACTTAGCCAACAACTCACTGTGAAACTTTGGATCTGGTAGGATTTTACGTTGTCCTACAACGCGACGTCTTGGCATATTAATTCTCCGTATGCTTCAGGTATTTCCAAAACTGGAATGTCAAATAAATACTAGCTTGGCCTTACTTAAACGGGATACGTTAAGACTTAGGACGCTTAGCACCGTACTTAGAACGGCCTTGGCGACGTGAAGTCACACCAGCACAGTCTAATGCGCCACGAATAGTGTGGTAACGCACACCAGGTAAGTCTTTAACACGACCACCACGGATTAGGATTACACTGTGTTCTTGCAAGTTATGGCCTTCACCACCGATATACGAAGTTACTTCGAA from Shewanella polaris includes:
- the rpsL gene encoding 30S ribosomal protein S12; amino-acid sequence: MATVNQLVRKPRAPKVEKTNVPALNACPQKRGVCTRVYTTTPKKPNSALRKVARVRLTNGFEVTSYIGGEGHNLQEHSVILIRGGRVKDLPGVRYHTIRGALDCAGVTSRRQGRSKYGAKRPKS
- the rpsG gene encoding 30S ribosomal protein S7; protein product: MPRRRVVGQRKILPDPKFHSELLAKFINVIMQDGKKSTAEKIIYKALDVVAEKKSENHLSILEAALDNVRPSVEVKSRRVGGSTYQVPCEVRPVRRNALAMRWLVEAARKRGEKSMALRLAGEMLDASDNKGTAVKKREDVHRMAEANKAFAHYRW